AACAGAGGTTTTCAAAATGTACAGTCTGATTTCtaacatgatttttttatttgggaaATAATTTTCCATGTGTACACATAATTTATGCAGTGAGTTAGTACATAGCACCTGGGTTATCCTATTTTTTAACAACAGATCTAAACATTTTCCACACTCTGCATCTATGTCATTTAGAATGCATATTCTACACTTGTTGAAAAATTCCTTTCAGACATAGATATTTGTCATAAATCTTTCTCATGCACATATAAGAAGGAAAATTCAAGTGAAACAAATAGGTGCAGGCATTTCCAAGGCAATGACAGTGATGAACAGCGGCCACCTGGCTGACAGCAGTTTTAAACCATCCTGATTTCATAGATGTTAAAAATAGGGATACGATAATAAGTTCCCATGGATATATCCTCTTGCTTCAAAAATAGAACAATCCCCACTGTGTTGAAATTCCTTATGTGTGACTCCCACGCCACACCTCCCTCTATTTCCCGCATTGACAACCTCCaacctgaatttttattttcattccctCGTTTTTCTCTATATCTACCCCCAAACATTGTTTGATCTTGTTTTTGAACTGTTCTACAAATGGAACATCGGATGTGTTTTTTCTGACTTGTTTTCATTATTCAGTAGTGTGCAAGAGCCACTGCACTGACACAAACAGCTGCTGTCCATGTTCTCTGTTGAGTATCAGGCACTGTGGGCCCACACCACAGTTGATCAGCTCTTTCGTCTGATGAACATTTAAGGTGTTTCCTGGGCTTTGCCATTGCAAATTGTTTCACTCTTTTCATTCTCTCAGCTGCCTCCTGACAAGTATGTGTGGGAATTTCTCCAGGAAGGCAAAGTGTTAAGATTAGATAAGGAAGGGCTCAGCAAACTCTCTCAGTGAAGCCTGGTTAGACTTTGTGGGCCATAAGATCCCTACTGCAACTCTTCAGATCTGCTGTTTTCATGTGTAAATGAATGGCTGTAACCACGTTCCCATAAAACTTTCACAAATCCGGGCAGTTGGCAAGATTTGATCCTCAGGACATGTCCTGACTCAGATGCTGGACCTCCCTATTCTGGCTGGGGACCAATGcagcttttctctttcttcccctgaGGGAATGGGAGGTCTGTCTTTGCTTACTCTACAGGCTAAACTAATGTCCACGTTCAGGGACcttcagaaaacaaaggagaatgGAGACAGggacatggtggtggtggtggccatATGTCCCAGCCCACAGCCTGTGATCTTCAGACTCTTGGGGAACCAAGGGCAGGAAGAGGATAGGGAAAACAGAGCACTCACATTGGCTCTGCTGAACCTAGGTGTGGGGAGGGAAGGCTCTCCCTGCTCGGAGTCTGGGATCTCAGGGTGTAGCCTCCTTAACATCACAAAGGCCACTGTGAGGTCACAGCCAGGGATGCCAGacaggaaaatgcaaacaaaagatAACATTGCTTTTGGAGTTGtagatttcctttatttaaactGCTGTAAAGAAAGCTGGAATTGTCTCTCTAGGCATATTCCCCAAGCACTGGGTctccattgcagcttcctgccctggCTTCTATTTAAATGGATTTGGCTTCAAAGATTATAGTCTCTGTCATCTCGGATGTCATGGTACCAGTGATCCCTAGCTCCTGGCCATCCTTGTCCTTCTCCACCTTGGCCTCTATGTTGTGCTTCTCCACTGTCTTAGCCATGATGTCTACTTCTCTGTCGTGCGACGTGTCTGCCATTTTTGAGCCAGGGATGGCTCTGAAGCTCCTCAAGAAAGAGCCGATTTTACTGCTCTTCTTACTTAAAGAACTTGATGTGGTTGCAGATCGGCTCTTCCCCGGTTTGTGAGCCGTCCTGGACTCCCTCGTGGTGGGGCTGTGGCTGGCGCTTTTGTGAGAGCCGTGTCCTCTGCTCCTTACGTTGCCCTGCCCTTTTTTGTCATCTCTGGCACGGCCAGATACAGACCGGTGTGAGGAAGACTTCCGGTTCTTGTCGCCTCCTGTCCTGTGGTGACCTTCACCTGTCCTGCGGTGACGGGAACTTTTCCGGctggtatttctattctttttgtctctttcctttctttctttgcgGACTTCAGCATGGATCTTGGAAATCTTCTGGCTTCCGTCGCGTTCACACATGTAGCCCTCACTCTGCAAGGTTGATACGAGGGGGGGCGATggtccttccttcttttctgctGTAGGCACGTTGGTCGTCACAGTGCTTGCAAACACCACACTCAGACTGCTTTCTGGGGAGACACTGGAAGCCCCTGGGGAATTAACTGCTGAGGAGGTGGTGCTTGCGGCCCCTACAATGACCACATTCATGCCATCGGAGGTTATACTGGCAGCACCTGCCACGGCCTTGCTGGTTCCACCTTCTCCTGAATCACTGCTGGCTGTCCCTGCCAGGGCCGTGGTGACCTGACCTGAGCCTGTGGACTTGGTTGTTGCCAGGCTCACAGCACCTGCTGTAGGACTCGCTGCTGCTCCTGCtactgctgcacctgctgtggtgcCTGTTGCTGCCCCTGCAGCTGCCAGGCCGCCAGCTGTTCCTGCTGCTCCTTCTGCAGCCCCTGAAGTGCTTGTGGTTGCAGACGCTGCAGCAACCTGGATGCCCTCTCCCCCAGCATAAGCGGAAGAGGTGGCTGCAGATACCTCCCGAAGCTTGTGAATGCCACCATCCGGGCTCCCTGTTCCACGAAGCTCTGAAGCCTGTGCCAAGGGGAGGAGAAATGGGTGAGACACTAGAAAGGGACCCCGAGACCCAACGTATCTGCTCCTGTCCCATCCTGGAGCTGATTACCTCAAGGGCTTACAACGAGAAGAATCTTTGAAATCATCAAGTTAGAGTACCCACTTGTTATGAGATCCCTTCTACAGTACTGCTGTCAGGAGAGTCGCTCAGTTTCCCTTGAGCAAGTCCAGGGTCAGAGAAAGCACTGCTGCAGCTTCCTGGTGTGCAGGTGCACAAACTCATGCAGACATCAGTGCATGGTAGTCACAGGCAGACAGTGATTCTGAGAAAGGCAAGACTTCCTAATTGCTAAATGCGTTCCATACCAAAAAGTTAGTCTGGTAGACAtagagagtagaatagtggtgaccacagcctgggggagggggctggagagaGGATGATTAATGGGCACAGCTGTACAGTTGGATAGTAGGAATAACTTTAATGTCCTGTAGTACAGTCGAATGGTTGACAACAATTAACTGTAtgtagagaggattttgaatgttcctaatacaaagaaatgataaatgtctgagATGAAGGATGTGCCACTTGCATTGTATGCAAGTATGGAAACACTAGATCCCATAAATATGTCAATTACCAAGTGTCAATTAAAAGTTAACAAGCAGAGGtggactgtggcatagcagactcTGCTCTCCACTCCAGGTTCCCGGTAACACAcgtccttggaggcagcaggtgatgaaatGGGTGAaacacttggatccctgcaacccatatggacacctaattgatttctgggctctgggctttggcctggtcctgccccctggctgttgccagcatctggggagtgaaccaatgatgagacctatgtgggaaacctggactgagttcctggctcctgggtttgacccATGGCCTggggcaatttgaggagtgaatcagtatagGGGGGTACTCTGCTAtagtttatctctctctctctttctctctctctctctcattctctctccctctctcattacaaaaataaaatacttctaaATGTTCATAATAAATAAGAGTATCTGGGTTAGGGTAGAAAGTGTTCAAGAAGATATTGGGTGATCAGATGCTATGGAAGGAATTGTAGGCCTGGCTGTGAGAATGGAGTCATTGGTACCTAAGGTTTCTGAAATCCAGCCTAATGGGACATTTTGGAGAAGCAAGTCTACCTCCCAGGGTGGTTATTCCCCTAATGGTGAGACTTTTGGCCCCAGGCCCTTGGATCCAGCATGCATTTCCCAGGTGGGCCCAGAGAACAGCAGCAGCTTTGCAGCTGCCTTGTTCCAGAGCACTGTGCCCCACTCCCCGAGCCTCTGCAGATGCTTACCACAAGGCTTTTGTCATCATCTATGGTGGTGGCATCCCCAGTTTGAAGTGTAGGGGTACTGCTGCAGCTCTCCGCTGGTGGCCTCAGCAGGTAGACAAGTTTCTCCCAGTAGCAGAAGAGGTCTTCCCGTGCATCCGAAGAGGGACATAGTTGTAGATAGAAGGTCCGGCCAGTGGCCAGCTTCAGGCGCAGCTGCTGTTTCTCATGATCGTGGATGGAGATCTTGACAAACTTCAAGGGAAGCAACCTTGTTAGCTCTAGCGTCTTTGCAGGCTTGCGGCCCTTGTTCTTGGTGAACCGGCCCTGTTTGGCATGCTCCTCGCAGACTTTAGTTGGCCGTGCCAGCAGCATGACGTCAGGGAGTGGGAGGATGGGGCTGGTGGAAGCGATGCACACCGTCACCATGCGGACACGGTTGTGGACGTCAATCACCTCTCCTTTCTTGCTGATCTGGATGAAGTCGCTCTCAAACATGGGTGCATACTTGAAGATGTCATACTCTCCTCCCTTGTACAGTTGCCgttgcaggtctcccatggaggtatTGAATACACCCATCGAGCGGTAGCTGTGAGCCGTGTAATAGGGTAACAAAGATTCACTGCTCATTGTTCTTTTCATTCTGGACAGCTCCGCCAGCCACAAATCGAGTCCCCAAGAGAGAGAGCGTGTGAAGGCAATTGCCCATCTCCCTGCAGGGCTTCTGCCCAAGTCTCCTTGCACCACCACATTTACCCTCTACTGTCCTTTGTGACCTGTCGCCAACATACTCCCCTTTGTCCCAGCCTCCAAGCAGCTACCCCTCAGGGCAGGCTCACCAGCCTTCCCACAAACATACCACGAACAGCCTGACCCTGTCAGGATGTAGGTGTGGGTAGGCTGGAtatactttttaacttttttatccATTGTTTTAAATCCAACTGTCAGAATACACAATTTATGAAGGCATCCTGCTTTTGCAAATGTCTAGGTTGTAAATACCCAGCTTTGTTAGTGATATGGGTAGTCCAGCAAGGGCCATCTTCCTGCAAATGGATTTTTACATCTGCTGAATTCCTTCCTTGGGATAAAATCTTGGAAGTGAACTATGTTATCGCTAAGGGCAGGGATCTTCTTTGGTTTTTAGTCTCCCAGTCCCCAAGTGTACAAGTGATGGAGTGCTGGCTGCCACTCAGTAGCTGCTGAATGGATGCAAGAATTCTTCCACTCCTCAGAATCGGGCCCATTTGGAAGCGATCTGTAGGCTTCCCTTGTTGGAAGGAagttaatcttaaaaaacacaAGTGTACGGTGAGGAGATTGAGGCTCAGGATTTTCTTGTTCAGGATGAGAGTGCAGAGCTGGATTCCAATCTCTGTCTTAAAACCCAGATCAGGGTGGAAGCGATGCACACTTCCTGTGTGCCACGCTACGGGCTCATTCTGTGTCAAACACAGAATCAGGATGGATAGCAATCTGCGTGGGCCTTTTCTGGGAACCACAGGAGTTCACAGAGGTCTTGAATCACCATAGGATTTCCCACACTGTGAtgcctgctgtttcactcttgaTGTCGACTTGATAAACCATTGACATTTGGTTTCTTTGAAaagcttttcagaaaaaattgtggCCAAGATGTTTTTctggagattttcttttttttttttttaattttgcacaaGGTGATGAATCCAaattccccctcccccagttaGAAAACTACTTCTGAGATAAACATACATCCTCCAGGCTCAATGATCACTATGTTGAGGTCTTGAAATAGTCATACAGTGCTATTTTTTATGTCCACTTTGTCTACCACAGGCCCTTGCATATGGCAGCTTGTCAACCAGTAAGGTTTACTTATGTCCATTGAGATTCCTTCTCCCATGCATTTTTTCAACAAAAGTGCCTTGTTTGTGaccatcaagaaaatggaaaagcagaGATAAAGTTCTTGTTTTCTAAAGAGCTAAAATAGTTTTTTCTAAAGATATTGAGTGATTTTTCCAAAAGATAAAGGACAAAGTGGCTCATGTTGTGATATACGGAGATAATCAGTAAAAGTCAACACTACTAGGTTTAAAGATAAGAAGtggattctctcactctctttctctctctcctcatatgcaaagatttcaaaatgctttgcactaaaataatcttttcattCCAGTTGTTATTAGTACCCTCATATAATACTCATCTATATGTTCCTCTCATAAGCCCATATCTGATGAATAGTTAATAATGAGACAAATCATAATCATATTATTGAGAAATTACTATGAGCCAAGCATGCTAGCCacttttactttctttaaaaattttagtctTCACAACACCCTTATAAAATGTAAGTACAGGAgtcagtgttatggcatagcagataaagccactgcctgcaatgtcagcatcccatgtgtgtgcagattcacatcccagctgatccacttccaacccagttccctgataatggcctgagaaaagcaggggAGGTGATctaagtgcttgaggccctgccacctacatgggagacctggaagaagctcttggctcctggctcagccctggctgttgcagctacttggggagtgaaccagtgggtggatgcccccctcctctctctctctctctctctctttctctatctctccctctctgagcaactctgactttcaagtaaaaaaatgtattttttaaacaatctaAGTATAGCCACCATCCCTCTTTCTTAAAGGGAAATATCGAGGCTCAGAGAATTTAAGCGACTTCACTGAGGACATATAGTACCAAAAGCATGTTGAAGTCCAATAATGTGGCAGTGGTTAAGCTAAACTAGACTGGGTTACaccaatataaaacaaatatacaagGACCATTCAGCATAAATCCATCTATTCATTCAATGATACTAAGTAATTTATTTGTGACAGACTTTGTGCTAGGTGCTGGGAACAAAACAGGtgcaatgaacaaaataaatgaatatcctGGTCTCACAGAACTTTACACAGGCTGTAAGAAAGTGAAGTATGTGATATACCAATGCTGATTAGTGCTATGGAGAAAAATAAGTAGGCAAGCAGGACGAGAATGGGTGAAGGAGTGGGCAGAGGGAGTCAAGAAGGCACGAATGACCTTGGAGCAAAGATGTAAGGGAGCTCAGAGAGGAAGCTGTGCCAGAGTCTGGAGAAGAGCCACAGCCAGAGGGAAGAGCAAGGGCCCAGAGCCTGCTGAGTTTGTGGAACTCCAAGGCAGTGACCAGAACGGAGTGAGTGAGGGACAAGAGTGCTTGGAGATCGGGCTGAGAGGTCTCTGGGGTGACGGCAAAAGGCAGATCACCGGGATATGAGGTCTTCGGCTCTGCTCTGAATGGGCGATGATGTGACCCACTTAGATAAAGGCTCACTGGTGGCTACTACACTGAAAAGAGATTGCGGAAGTCCAGGGGAGACGGGAGTGGAGACTGAGTGGCTCCTGTAAGACGTGCTGCTGGCTAAGGCGTGCATGGTAAAAGTGAAAGTAATGAGAAGGGACCAGCCAGTAGACAGCGTCTGATGAAGGGCACTACTTGAAGACTGCCCCTGACAGATTTGAAGAAAACAAGTTGCAAAATAGCATACATAGttggtcatatatatatattttttttttatttgacaggtagaattatattcagtgagagagagagacagagagaaaggtcttccttccgttggttcaccccgcaaatggccactgtggccggcactgcgctgatctgaagccaggagccaggtgcttttcctggtttcccatgcgggtgcaggggcccaaacacttggtccatcctccactgccctcccaggccacagcagagagttggactggaagagaagcaaccgggattagaaccgggtgcccatatgggatgccggtgccacaggtggaagattagccaggtgagccacagcgctgaccccctggtcatatatttttaattaatatttaatatgtgtGTTCTTATGAGTGAGGTGGGAGGGACACACAAAACTGTTAGCAGGAACTGCTTTGGAGCAACTCAttctcaaaagaataaaacattggGCCAGCATCAGGGCCTAGCAGGTACAGCAGCCACCAGCAACAccagcagagttagagacaaagtgggagaaacagagagggagagagatctttgatccaccggttcactccccagatgacagtaacagctggggctgggccagactgaagccaggagcctggaattccatccgggtctcccatgtggatgccaggggcctcagaacttgggctatcttctgccgcTTTCTTGGGGCATTTAGTagtgagccagatcagaagtagaacagctgggacttaaaccagcacttatttgggatgctggcattgcaggtggagacttaatctactgtgccacaatgccagccccagcatgccCTTTCATACCTTGAACATTTCACTCAATCGCATATACTACCTACAcaaaaaattatactttaattACAGATTTACAAAGATATTATACcagtaaaattatatatttagaaTATTCTTTGATTCAAACTTTCATGTAGAATGGATGTAAATAAATCGTTTCATTCAAATTTAACTTTCTTGCACAAAATCTTATAGAGGATAAAGACACAAAATGTCATTCCAAgtgcattttctaatttttccttaacacctttaaaaatatattctctcCTCTCAAAGCTGAAAATCTAACAGACATCTCCTCAGTCGACATATTTTTACTGATTGCCTACTGTGTGTCTATCATTATGCCAAGAGAATTTAGGttgtcaaaatatattttaaaaatttgaaatgctgATGCTCATACAAATATAGAATGAATGTATGTTAAAGAACTAACTAACCCGTAATAGGGGAACCTGTAGGGTGGTAAAGATGGCTCAAAGAAGAGAattagaggaaaaaacattggCATTGGGGAAAGAATGATAAAATAACATTGTCATCTTATGGTACTGATTAACTGTCTCAAGTGcaataaaatcagaattttggGGGTTATCTTTTCTACTGGTTAGAAATCCTTTGCAACTCCTCAGAATGAAAATTTACAAGTTATTCTAGGACTTCACAGAATTGAGACTTGAATTAGTGACAGATAGCCTTCTTAAAGCATTGACAATGGTGTAGAATTAAATTTTGAAGATTTTACAGCtctgtgaatatattaaaaaccacCAAACTGTACACTCTCAATAGATGAATTTTGTGTTATATAACTTACATCTCAATTAATCTATTGACAATAATAgatagtggccagcactgtggcatagtgaattaaaCCACTatgtgtgacactggcatctcatatgggagtgccacttggagtcctggatgctcggCTTCAGGtccttcttcctgctaatgtgcctgggaaggcaacagaagatgatccaggtTCTTAAGCCCCTGcccacccatttgggagagcAGGATagggttcctggttcttggctttgacctggaccatacctggctgttgcagccatttgaggagtgaaccagtggggtgaaaatctgtgtgtgtgtgtgtgtgtctttctctctcctctcctctcccctctccctttctctctctctctcttcctatctacatctctccctctctctctgttattctgctttaCAAACAAATTTATGAGCCCTCTTCATTGTTCTCTTCATTGTTTCTTTTGATTAAAATATAGGTAGTTGTAGTTAAATCTTGACTTATTGATCCAATTCCATTGtttgccaagttttttttttttaggtaatgAAATAATATTCAAGCCAGTataat
Above is a genomic segment from Oryctolagus cuniculus chromosome 6, mOryCun1.1, whole genome shotgun sequence containing:
- the GARIN3 gene encoding Golgi-associated RAB2 interactor protein 3, giving the protein MKRTMSSESLLPYYTAHSYRSMGVFNTSMGDLQRQLYKGGEYDIFKYAPMFESDFIQISKKGEVIDVHNRVRMVTVCIASTSPILPLPDVMLLARPTKVCEEHAKQGRFTKNKGRKPAKTLELTRLLPLKFVKISIHDHEKQQLRLKLATGRTFYLQLCPSSDAREDLFCYWEKLVYLLRPPAESCSSTPTLQTGDATTIDDDKSLVASELRGTGSPDGGIHKLREVSAATSSAYAGGEGIQVAAASATTSTSGAAEGAAGTAGGLAAAGAATGTTAGAAVAGAAASPTAGAVSLATTKSTGSGQVTTALAGTASSDSGEGGTSKAVAGAASITSDGMNVVIVGAASTTSSAVNSPGASSVSPESSLSVVFASTVTTNVPTAEKKEGPSPPLVSTLQSEGYMCERDGSQKISKIHAEVRKERKERDKKNRNTSRKSSRHRRTGEGHHRTGGDKNRKSSSHRSVSGRARDDKKGQGNVRSRGHGSHKSASHSPTTRESRTAHKPGKSRSATTSSSLSKKSSKIGSFLRSFRAIPGSKMADTSHDREVDIMAKTVEKHNIEAKVEKDKDGQELGITGTMTSEMTETIIFEAKSI